One Chlamydia sp. DNA window includes the following coding sequences:
- a CDS encoding 2Fe-2S iron-sulfur cluster-binding protein, translating into MAKLIVSADGETQEFDLEDGSPIAEVCESVGIPLACAEGVCGTCVVEVLEGEENLSEFSEAEQDFLGEPGPSHERLACQCCIKGGCVKLTF; encoded by the coding sequence ATGGCTAAACTCATTGTTTCAGCGGATGGTGAAACTCAAGAGTTCGACCTAGAAGATGGTTCCCCTATAGCCGAAGTTTGTGAAAGCGTTGGCATTCCTTTGGCTTGTGCCGAGGGGGTTTGTGGAACATGTGTTGTCGAAGTTTTAGAGGGAGAAGAGAATTTGTCGGAGTTTTCCGAAGCCGAGCAAGATTTTTTAGGAGAACCTGGGCCATCTCATGAGCGTTTAGCTTGTCAGTGTTGTATTAAGGGCGGCTGTGTCAAATTAACCTTTTAA
- the sucB gene encoding dihydrolipoyllysine-residue succinyltransferase, translated as MGIEVRIPNIAESISEVTVSSLLVSSGDCVQENQGILEIESDKVNQLIYAPCSGRVEWSVSVGDTVAVGSVVGTIFESESQDTLQIREQMPFSLVEQESDAQIISFPSSLRQDPPAEGKRFVPLKEIQRSDSNSRESRESMSAIRKTISRRLVQALHDSAMLTTFNEVYMGPMIALRKEKQDAFVSKYGVKLGYMSFFIKAVVDSLKKYPRVNAYIDGNEIVYRHYYDISIAVGTDRGLVVPVIRNCDQLSNGDIELQLADLASRARKGNLAIHELEGGSFTITNGGVYGSLLSTPIINPPQVGILGMHKIEKRPVVREDTIIIADMMYVAMSYDHRIIDGKEAVGFLVNIKELLEQPELLLIM; from the coding sequence ATGGGTATAGAGGTTCGTATTCCAAATATTGCAGAGTCTATTAGTGAAGTGACAGTTTCTTCGCTATTAGTGTCCTCTGGAGATTGTGTTCAAGAGAATCAGGGGATACTCGAGATAGAGAGTGATAAGGTTAATCAGTTGATCTATGCTCCTTGTTCAGGAAGGGTAGAATGGAGTGTTTCTGTTGGTGATACGGTAGCAGTTGGTAGTGTTGTCGGCACAATCTTTGAATCTGAAAGCCAAGATACTTTGCAAATTCGTGAGCAGATGCCGTTTAGTCTTGTAGAGCAGGAAAGCGATGCGCAGATTATTTCTTTCCCCTCATCCTTAAGACAGGATCCTCCTGCAGAAGGAAAACGTTTTGTTCCTTTAAAAGAGATACAACGATCTGACTCTAATAGTAGAGAATCTCGAGAGTCTATGAGTGCTATTCGCAAGACCATTTCTCGTAGATTGGTTCAGGCTTTGCATGATTCAGCAATGCTAACTACGTTTAACGAAGTATATATGGGGCCCATGATTGCTTTGCGTAAGGAAAAGCAAGATGCTTTTGTGTCGAAATATGGCGTTAAACTTGGTTATATGTCTTTCTTCATTAAAGCCGTTGTTGATTCTTTGAAGAAGTATCCTCGTGTGAATGCATACATTGATGGAAATGAAATTGTTTATCGTCATTACTATGACATTTCTATTGCTGTAGGGACAGATCGAGGATTAGTTGTTCCTGTGATTCGTAATTGTGATCAGTTATCCAATGGGGATATTGAATTACAGCTTGCAGATTTGGCTTCTCGTGCTCGAAAAGGCAATCTGGCCATTCATGAGCTAGAGGGAGGAAGCTTCACGATTACTAATGGTGGGGTTTATGGCTCGCTTTTATCGACGCCAATTATCAATCCTCCACAAGTTGGTATTCTCGGTATGCACAAGATAGAGAAGCGCCCTGTAGTAAGAGAAGATACCATTATTATAGCTGATATGATGTATGTTGCTATGAGTTACGATCATCGGATTATTGATGGGAAAGAAGCTGTGGGATTTCTCGTTAATATTAAAGAGTTGTTAGAACAACCAGAGCTTTTATTGATTATGTGA
- a CDS encoding FHIPEP family type III secretion protein, whose translation MNNFGRSSWKIIGIPGCVLFTLIFPLPRWLIDFGVCANLACSLSMVFWVFSLRSVSSAKIFPSLLLYLCLLRLGLNLASTRWILASGWASPLIFALGNFFSLGRVPVALTACLLLFLVNFLVVTKGAERIAEVRARFSLEALPGKQMSLDADIAAGRIGYGRASAKKSFFLEESAYFSAMEGVFRFVKGDAIMSWILLGVNILSALFLRQDISGYDLWLTVLGDALVSQIPALLTSCSAATLIAKVGEKESLAQHLADYYEQCRPSFLFIALILCGMCCVPGAPKILILGFSALLLLGYKKPPSEEHLLFKNERVELVLGSQAQEDITSLYAKARSEIYRELGVIFPESSVIHHVSGVSSRMIFAGQEISLKELSFSALLEAMKRLASETVNESFVAHLVEEFQKKSFLSIEEIVPIKISENSLIFLLRTLVKENVSLHLFPKILEAIDLFSSQAKDSQSLVECVRKYLGKQIGLSLWNRKDALKVITVDSLVEQFVRDSQEKVALDLNEKVVSQVRSLLQVGEGDFRAIVTGAETRKELKRIIDPYFPDLLVLAHSELPEEIPITLLGTISDEVLLS comes from the coding sequence GTGAATAATTTTGGAAGAAGTTCTTGGAAAATTATAGGAATTCCTGGTTGTGTATTATTCACTTTAATATTTCCGCTTCCTCGTTGGTTGATTGATTTTGGCGTATGCGCGAATTTAGCGTGTTCTCTGTCGATGGTTTTTTGGGTGTTCTCACTTCGCTCCGTATCTTCTGCTAAAATCTTTCCTTCGCTTTTACTCTATCTCTGTTTACTTCGACTTGGATTAAATTTAGCTTCTACTCGATGGATTTTAGCTTCAGGATGGGCATCCCCTTTAATTTTTGCTTTAGGGAATTTTTTTTCTTTAGGTCGAGTGCCTGTTGCTCTTACAGCATGTTTACTATTGTTTTTAGTAAATTTTCTCGTAGTAACTAAAGGAGCTGAGCGTATAGCGGAGGTGCGAGCGCGATTCTCTTTAGAAGCTCTTCCAGGAAAGCAAATGTCTTTAGATGCTGACATTGCAGCGGGAAGAATTGGGTATGGAAGAGCTTCTGCTAAAAAGAGCTTTTTCCTAGAAGAGAGTGCGTATTTTTCTGCTATGGAGGGAGTTTTTCGCTTCGTAAAAGGCGATGCCATAATGAGTTGGATCTTATTGGGAGTCAATATTCTATCGGCCTTGTTTTTAAGACAGGATATTTCTGGTTACGACTTGTGGTTAACAGTACTAGGAGATGCTTTGGTTAGCCAAATCCCTGCATTGCTAACATCTTGTTCAGCAGCGACACTTATTGCCAAGGTTGGAGAAAAGGAGAGCTTAGCGCAGCATTTAGCCGATTATTATGAGCAATGCAGACCAAGTTTTCTTTTTATCGCTTTGATTTTATGTGGGATGTGTTGCGTTCCTGGGGCTCCTAAAATTTTGATATTAGGATTTTCTGCGCTCTTGTTGTTAGGATATAAGAAACCTCCCTCAGAAGAGCACTTATTATTCAAGAATGAGCGGGTAGAATTAGTCCTTGGGAGTCAAGCTCAAGAAGATATTACGAGCCTTTATGCAAAAGCTCGTAGTGAGATTTATCGAGAATTAGGAGTGATTTTTCCTGAGTCGAGCGTTATACATCACGTCAGTGGCGTTTCTTCTCGAATGATTTTTGCAGGGCAGGAAATTTCTCTAAAAGAGCTTTCTTTCTCTGCTCTGTTAGAGGCAATGAAAAGGTTAGCTTCTGAAACTGTTAATGAAAGTTTTGTTGCCCATTTAGTTGAAGAATTTCAAAAGAAATCTTTCTTATCGATAGAGGAAATTGTCCCAATTAAAATTTCAGAAAATTCTTTGATTTTTTTACTTAGGACCCTCGTTAAGGAGAATGTATCATTGCATTTGTTCCCTAAAATTCTTGAAGCTATTGATTTATTTAGTTCCCAAGCAAAAGATTCTCAGTCATTAGTAGAGTGCGTACGTAAATATTTAGGGAAACAGATTGGGTTATCTCTATGGAATAGAAAAGATGCTTTAAAGGTGATTACCGTTGATTCTCTGGTTGAGCAATTTGTGCGTGATTCTCAGGAGAAAGTTGCGTTAGATTTAAATGAGAAAGTGGTTTCTCAGGTTAGGAGTTTGTTGCAAGTTGGTGAAGGGGATTTCCGAGCTATTGTAACAGGAGCTGAAACGAGAAAAGAGCTGAAGCGCATAATCGATCCATATTTCCCAGATTTACTCGTTCTTGCTCATAGCGAGTTGCCAGAGGAGATCCCTATAACTTTGTTAGGAACCATTTCTGATGAAGTTTTATTATCTTAA
- the pgeF gene encoding peptidoglycan editing factor PgeF, which translates to MTTQSQVLRIHTFPELEHFPIRHGVFPKQNDEEHACQASDKVISSYLGGDDFCNAHQVHSTSLRYVTHKTPKRCPADGLLTDIPLLSLHIYHADCQAAIFYDPEHHVIADVHAGWRGLVGNIYAVTVRLLKKRFGSDPRDLIVAIAPSLGPDMAIYPDYKQLFPSSFFLTMPQENHLDFRAVARNQLLAEGLLKNHIFISERCTCSESDVFFSFRGWRSHHQNHPLVTRPRRNNVTAVLLLPR; encoded by the coding sequence ATGACTACTCAATCGCAAGTTTTGCGTATACATACTTTTCCTGAACTGGAGCACTTTCCTATTCGTCATGGGGTTTTCCCAAAACAAAATGACGAAGAACATGCTTGTCAGGCTTCTGATAAGGTCATTTCCTCTTACTTAGGAGGAGATGATTTTTGTAATGCGCATCAAGTGCATAGCACAAGTTTGCGCTATGTCACTCATAAGACACCGAAACGGTGTCCTGCTGATGGACTATTAACGGATATTCCACTACTTTCATTGCATATTTATCATGCAGACTGCCAAGCAGCTATTTTTTATGATCCAGAACATCATGTGATTGCTGACGTACATGCAGGATGGCGGGGTCTTGTAGGTAATATCTATGCTGTTACCGTTCGTCTTCTTAAAAAAAGGTTCGGCTCTGATCCTCGAGATCTTATCGTGGCTATAGCCCCTTCATTGGGCCCCGATATGGCGATTTACCCAGATTATAAACAACTATTTCCTTCTAGTTTTTTCCTTACAATGCCCCAAGAAAATCACCTAGATTTCCGCGCTGTAGCAAGAAATCAACTTCTAGCAGAGGGATTGTTAAAGAATCACATCTTCATCTCAGAACGTTGTACGTGTTCGGAATCCGATGTATTCTTCTCCTTCAGAGGTTGGCGATCCCATCATCAAAATCATCCTTTGGTAACCCGCCCCCGAAGAAATAATGTAACTGCGGTTCTACTTCTACCTAGATAA
- a CDS encoding 4-hydroxy-3-methylbut-2-en-1-yl diphosphate synthase, giving the protein MKDLARQHPATQKVFRRNTFSVKIGDLFVGSKHSIKIQSMTTTATTDVEGTVRQICALQESGCEIARVTVQGLKEANACEEIKDRLIQQNVSIPLIADIHFFPPAAMHVADFVDKVRINPGNYVDKRNMFSRKIYSDEQYAHSLERLVEKFSPLVEKCKRLRKAIRIGVNHGSLSERITQRYGDSIEGMVYSALEYAEICVNMDYHDVVFSMKSSSPKVMVAAYRALAHELDKRGWFYPLHLGVTEAGTGLDGIVKSAVGIGTLLSEGLGDTIRCSLTGHPTTEIPICINLLNQTTKYFDIVEKFNPFKINCSEQLASQETQKNLPWGNVYGLLVNLTEKHLLTTEPATLLECLGVNITTGEKDPTTPEGVVIPRSMSSSAIVSEIKKHLLVLHKEDSPVLNTMNQESWTSTETFSSSFVYFEVDDIYEARQFFFLRREHTQPVCLSFSLNPNLPENEAIIDLSTRLGALLLDGLGSCVLLNLSDLKLSRVLGFSILQSANVRSVTVEYISCPGCGRTLFDLPQVSQRIRERTKHLPEGLKIAVMGCIVNGPGEMADADFGYVGSKPGMIDLYVKHKCVKSCIPMENAEEELVQLLKEHGVWKEPE; this is encoded by the coding sequence ATGAAAGACCTCGCTAGACAACATCCTGCTACACAAAAAGTTTTTCGAAGGAACACATTTTCAGTGAAAATCGGTGATCTTTTTGTTGGTAGCAAGCACTCTATCAAAATCCAATCTATGACAACAACGGCCACTACGGATGTGGAAGGAACTGTTAGACAAATTTGCGCTTTACAAGAGAGTGGGTGTGAAATAGCTCGGGTGACAGTACAAGGACTAAAAGAAGCGAATGCCTGCGAGGAGATAAAAGATCGTTTGATTCAACAAAATGTCTCGATCCCTCTTATTGCAGATATTCATTTTTTTCCCCCAGCTGCTATGCATGTCGCAGATTTTGTAGACAAAGTGCGTATTAACCCAGGAAATTACGTGGATAAGCGCAACATGTTCTCAAGAAAAATCTACTCCGATGAGCAGTATGCGCATAGTCTAGAACGTCTGGTAGAAAAATTCTCTCCTCTTGTTGAGAAATGTAAGCGTTTAAGAAAAGCTATACGAATAGGAGTTAATCATGGCTCCCTATCCGAGCGCATTACGCAACGTTATGGTGATAGTATTGAAGGAATGGTCTATTCTGCACTTGAATATGCCGAAATCTGTGTAAATATGGATTACCATGATGTGGTCTTTTCGATGAAATCAAGTAGCCCGAAGGTCATGGTGGCAGCTTATCGGGCTTTAGCTCATGAATTGGATAAGAGAGGATGGTTTTATCCTCTACATCTAGGTGTTACGGAGGCAGGAACAGGCCTCGATGGAATTGTGAAGTCTGCAGTAGGTATAGGAACTTTACTCTCCGAAGGATTAGGAGATACCATTCGCTGTTCTCTAACAGGACATCCCACCACTGAAATTCCTATTTGTATAAACTTACTCAATCAAACAACAAAATACTTTGATATCGTAGAGAAATTTAATCCTTTCAAAATCAATTGCTCCGAGCAATTGGCTTCCCAGGAAACTCAAAAAAATCTTCCTTGGGGGAACGTCTATGGTCTTCTCGTTAATTTAACTGAAAAGCACTTACTAACTACAGAACCAGCTACTCTCCTCGAATGCTTAGGAGTTAACATAACAACTGGAGAAAAAGACCCTACAACTCCCGAAGGTGTAGTCATTCCCAGATCTATGAGCTCTTCAGCAATTGTCTCTGAAATAAAAAAACATTTGCTTGTTTTGCATAAAGAAGATTCACCTGTTCTTAACACAATGAACCAAGAATCTTGGACTTCTACAGAAACTTTTTCATCATCATTTGTGTATTTTGAAGTAGATGACATCTATGAGGCACGTCAATTTTTCTTTTTACGACGAGAACATACACAACCAGTTTGTCTAAGTTTCTCTTTGAATCCTAATCTTCCTGAAAATGAAGCTATTATTGATTTATCTACTCGTTTGGGAGCCTTACTCTTAGACGGATTAGGATCTTGCGTGCTTCTTAATTTATCAGACTTAAAACTCTCCCGAGTTCTTGGTTTCTCGATTTTACAAAGCGCGAATGTTCGATCTGTAACCGTAGAATACATTTCTTGTCCGGGATGTGGTAGAACATTATTTGATCTTCCTCAAGTTTCCCAACGTATTCGCGAAAGAACCAAACACTTACCTGAAGGGTTAAAAATTGCTGTAATGGGCTGCATTGTCAATGGACCTGGGGAAATGGCTGATGCAGATTTCGGCTACGTAGGGTCTAAACCAGGAATGATTGATCTGTATGTGAAACATAAATGTGTAAAATCTTGCATTCCTATGGAAAATGCTGAAGAAGAATTAGTCCAATTGCTAAAAGAACATGGTGTATGGAAAGAACCAGAATAG
- a CDS encoding 2-oxoglutarate dehydrogenase E1 component: MDSDFAKHVHSSDIDWIEALFKRFERHEPLDSSWKYFFEGYQVGKSDVLSPSTSSDKALEALQEKKAQSLLMIYRHYGYLQSQISPLSSVSESPLVSEKVRGFDLQEMVPSLGLLPQSHVRIADFIQVLKDKYCRSIAVETLNCSPEIQEYIWKLMEGDKVALTKEVLLARYREIKQAGAFEEFLQIKFTGQKRFSLEGGESLIPMLEQLIACGAQQGTNRFVMGMPHRGRLNVLANVFHKPYRQIFMEFEDAPQMRGIQDVGDVKYHKGYVANRPEQNVMMALLPNPSHLEAVDPVVEGTVAAIQHQGEAGKEQSCLAVLMHGDAALSGQGVVYETFQLSRIPGYSTEGTLHIVVNNQIGFTAHPRESRSTPYCTDIAKMMGIPVFRVNSEDVLACLEVVEHALSVRERFHCDVIIDLCCYRKYGHNESDDPSVTAPFLYEEIKKKRPISVLLKERILNHPEWKISSQELDHIDTEIADTLNREFASLKDPGVEQWTKQECMHCSRMEAGELLIDNVDVSLDKDSLFDLSVKLCDVPEHFTLHAKVKALLNKRMSMANGDQDYDWGMAEEVAFASLLQEGFSLRLSGQDSIRGTFSQRQLVWTDIQTEDTFSPLYHVSSSQGSVELYNSPLSEYAVLGFEYGYAQQAERTLVIWEAQFGDFSNGAQIIFDQYISSGIQKWDLHSDLVVLLPHGYEGQGPEHSSARIERYLQLAANWNFQVVLPSTPVQYFRILREHTKRDLSLPLIVFTPKMLLRHPKCVSSIEDFGVKGGFKPFLEDANPNYRAKILVLCSGKIYYDYCGALPKDCASLFACIRVESLYPLYLEDLLILIGKYSQVEKYIWLQEEPQNMGAFSYFSLATDEIFPSKLQCVSRPRSSSTATGSASLSQQELSTLMETLFSIGRE, encoded by the coding sequence ATGGATTCAGACTTCGCTAAGCATGTACATTCGTCAGATATTGATTGGATAGAAGCTCTATTTAAACGATTTGAAAGACACGAGCCATTAGATTCTTCATGGAAATATTTTTTTGAAGGTTATCAAGTTGGCAAGTCCGATGTCCTTTCTCCTTCCACTTCTAGTGATAAGGCTTTGGAAGCTTTACAGGAAAAAAAGGCTCAAAGTCTCCTCATGATATATCGTCATTATGGCTATTTGCAGAGTCAGATTTCTCCGTTATCTTCTGTATCAGAATCTCCTTTAGTCTCAGAGAAAGTTCGGGGGTTTGATTTACAGGAAATGGTTCCGTCTTTAGGACTGCTTCCTCAATCGCATGTTCGTATCGCGGATTTCATTCAGGTATTAAAAGATAAGTATTGTCGTAGTATTGCTGTAGAAACGTTAAACTGTTCTCCTGAGATTCAAGAATATATTTGGAAACTGATGGAGGGAGATAAAGTTGCCCTAACTAAAGAAGTGCTTCTTGCTCGGTATCGGGAAATAAAACAAGCTGGAGCTTTTGAAGAATTTTTACAGATTAAATTTACTGGACAGAAGCGTTTTTCTTTAGAAGGTGGGGAGAGTTTGATCCCTATGCTGGAACAGCTCATTGCGTGTGGTGCACAGCAAGGAACCAATCGTTTTGTAATGGGGATGCCTCATCGCGGTCGCTTGAATGTTTTAGCAAACGTTTTTCATAAACCTTACCGACAGATTTTCATGGAATTTGAGGATGCCCCTCAAATGAGAGGAATTCAAGATGTTGGAGATGTAAAGTATCACAAAGGTTATGTAGCCAATCGACCTGAACAGAATGTCATGATGGCCTTATTACCGAATCCAAGCCATTTGGAAGCTGTGGATCCTGTTGTAGAAGGCACTGTAGCTGCTATTCAACATCAGGGAGAAGCTGGAAAAGAGCAGTCTTGTTTAGCAGTTTTGATGCATGGAGATGCCGCTTTATCCGGACAGGGAGTAGTATACGAGACTTTTCAGTTGAGTAGAATTCCAGGGTATTCCACGGAAGGGACTTTACACATTGTTGTGAACAATCAGATAGGATTCACAGCTCATCCTAGAGAATCTCGGTCTACACCCTATTGCACAGATATTGCCAAGATGATGGGCATCCCCGTATTTAGAGTGAATAGCGAAGATGTTTTAGCTTGTCTTGAGGTTGTCGAGCACGCGTTGAGTGTTCGGGAGCGATTCCATTGTGATGTGATTATTGATTTATGCTGCTATCGAAAATATGGCCACAATGAGAGTGACGATCCTTCCGTTACAGCTCCGTTTCTTTATGAAGAAATCAAAAAGAAAAGGCCTATTTCTGTACTACTGAAAGAGAGAATATTGAATCATCCCGAGTGGAAAATCTCTTCCCAGGAGTTAGATCATATTGATACAGAGATTGCGGATACTTTAAACCGTGAATTTGCCTCTTTGAAAGATCCTGGTGTCGAACAGTGGACGAAACAAGAATGTATGCACTGTTCCCGTATGGAGGCAGGAGAGCTTCTTATTGATAATGTTGATGTTTCTTTAGATAAGGACTCGTTGTTTGACTTGAGTGTGAAACTTTGTGATGTCCCTGAGCATTTTACTCTACACGCTAAAGTTAAAGCTTTATTAAATAAACGTATGAGTATGGCTAATGGAGATCAGGATTATGATTGGGGAATGGCAGAGGAGGTAGCTTTTGCTTCTTTATTGCAAGAAGGCTTTTCTTTGCGGTTATCTGGACAAGATTCGATTCGAGGAACTTTCAGCCAGAGACAGCTTGTTTGGACAGACATTCAAACAGAGGATACCTTCTCTCCTTTGTATCATGTGTCCTCAAGTCAGGGGAGTGTAGAATTATACAACTCTCCTCTTTCAGAGTATGCTGTGTTGGGTTTTGAGTATGGTTATGCACAACAAGCAGAAAGGACTTTAGTGATTTGGGAAGCTCAGTTTGGAGATTTTTCTAACGGAGCACAGATTATTTTTGACCAATACATCTCTTCTGGGATTCAGAAGTGGGATCTACATTCAGATTTGGTAGTTTTACTTCCTCATGGTTATGAAGGACAGGGGCCAGAGCATTCCTCTGCTCGCATAGAACGATATCTACAGCTAGCTGCTAATTGGAACTTTCAAGTTGTACTCCCTTCGACTCCCGTACAATATTTCCGTATTCTCAGAGAACATACAAAAAGAGATCTCTCCCTTCCATTGATTGTTTTTACTCCTAAAATGTTGTTAAGACATCCTAAGTGTGTCAGTTCTATAGAAGATTTTGGGGTAAAAGGAGGATTCAAACCTTTCTTGGAGGATGCGAATCCTAATTATCGAGCGAAAATTCTTGTACTATGTAGTGGTAAAATTTATTACGACTATTGCGGGGCTCTACCAAAAGATTGTGCATCCCTTTTTGCCTGCATACGTGTAGAAAGTCTATATCCGCTATATTTGGAAGATTTATTGATTTTGATAGGTAAGTATTCTCAAGTTGAAAAATATATATGGTTGCAAGAAGAACCTCAGAATATGGGAGCTTTTAGTTATTTTTCTTTAGCAACCGATGAGATCTTTCCGAGTAAGTTACAATGTGTAAGTCGTCCTAGAAGTAGTTCAACAGCAACAGGATCTGCAAGTTTGAGCCAACAAGAATTGTCCACATTAATGGAAACTTTGTTTTCTATAGGTAGGGAGTAG